TCAACTTGACTTGTTTCAACGCCTATTTTACCACGTTCATCGGCTTCATAAAAAGCCTGATGCACTTTTTCACTGTAATTCATTGAAGCGCCTACTTTTTCGGCACCTTTTAATATATTTTCAGAGGTAATATAAGAGTTATGTGGCGCTACGCGATCATTCGAGCGTTTAAACAGTGTACCATCGTAATTCATACCATTTATATTATCCACGACATTATTGCTAAGCATTGATTTTGCCTCTGGACTGTAGCCATGTGCAACATAAAATGCCCCAAAACCTTTTGCCATATCTACAAAATATGAACGTGCACTTCGTACTGGGCCAATGTTTTCTGGTAAATCGCTTTGATAGACTGCTAGTAAACGCGTAACGTCTCCTTCAGCTAGCATTTCATAAATAATATCTGCTGATGCCAAACCTGATTGAGGGCGTGCGGCAGGATGATTATTAATGGTTACTATAATTGGACGCTGTGTTACTTCTTCTTCAACATTCTCTCCTGTTAACGGAGCCACAAATGTCTCTTGCTTTGCAGGCTCTTCGATAGCTGGCTTGTCATCTACTTTCGTTGCTCCCTCATCTGATTCAGACGCATCTTTTGAACATCCACCGATGAACAAGGCGCTTAATGCTAAGCCAACTAGTAGTTTTTTTGATTTTAACACTTGCATTACTCTCCTTTAGTCAATGCCGCTCTGATGTAATGTCTACTTGCTGGTGCTCTGGCGCTACATAAATTGTACTACTTTAACTACCGCATTACTGCTGGTAATAATAATTTATTCTTCAGGACATCAAAAATCCCTTTTGGTGTTATTCGAATATACGGCAAATGTGTAGATTGTAAAAATAGCAAAGTATAAATAGCGTCTCCTAAACGATAGCCACGTTCTGCCAATGCTTGTTTTAAATCAAGCTCTTTCACTGTCAGTTCCTCCATATTCCCTTGATACAGAATACCACCGATAGTTAACGGAACAGATGCTACGACCTCTCCTTTTTCTACAAGCACAATGCCTCCACGCATTGCCTTCATCTCTTCAAATGCCTTTTGCATATCGTCTTTATTTTTCCCGATAAGCAAAATATCCCCAGTATTTGAATAGGAGGAGGCAAAACCTTGAACGTTTGTGGCAAAACCTTTAATCATCGTATTAACATGCCAGTTACCATTTCGATTAATCAGCATTAAATAACTTTCATCATGGTTTGCAAGCTGCCCTTCTCGTGTAATCAATGAATTATAAGGTTTCGTTATAACGTCATTCACTAATTCAATTCCAAATGGCATTGAAAATTGGAAATCATGAGAAGTTAGCGAAAAGTCCAAATCAAAAGAAGGAATTGCTGAATAATCTATGTCAGCAAAACGATGCACCCGTTCGCCATCACGCTTTAACCAAACACCTTTTGATAGTACACTTTCCGGTATTGGATGATATTCATCTTGTAGAATATTTAGTGAGGCAAAGCGTCCCGTCGCAATAAAACCATGTAAGTTTGACATATTGTAATAACGCGCAACATTGTAGGATGCCATTTGGTAAGCATCGATTGGTGAAACTCCTGCATCTAATGCGACTTGAATACATTTATCCATCACACCATCCTGATGGAATGAAGGCGTTGAGCCATCCGTTGTCATCATGAGATGGTCGAATATCGGTAGTTGTTTTTCTACGATTCCTTTCAATAGATTTGGTAAATCTGGACGAATCGAAGAATGACGAAGCGTTACCGCAAATCCTTGCATAATACGACGTTCTACTTCTTCCACCGTCATGGCTTCGTGGTCTCCATCTGCACCAAGTAATTTCATCCGCGCTAAAGTGCGCTCTGATGCGCCTGGAAAATGACCTTCAATCTTTTTGCCATATCCTTTCGCCATTTGCATGCGATAAAGCATTAAATCATCACCATGTAGTAAGCGTGGCCAACCCGTTAGCTCTCCACCTAACAATACATCGTCACGTTCTAACCATTCTAAAATAGAAGTGTTTGAAAAAATTTCTTCCTCTTGCTCCATTTCAGTTTGTGAATCAAAGCGCGTCCACCAATAGAACGAAAACGGTAATTTCTTTAAGTCATCTAATATTGAAAACGCTTTCTTGTTTTCTAAAGATAAGACGAAGCTTAAATTATCCGATATAAAAGCTGTAGTTCCAAGTTGCCCACAAAAATCAGCAAAGGATTGAGGATGATACAACTGGAACGGATGAACATGTGGTTCAATGTAGCCAGGTACAATCGTTTTATCCGAACAATCCACTATTTCTGTTCCATCTATTAATGGAGGCATTTTTTCTCCCGCATAAACGATACGGTCTCCTGCAATCCAAATATTCCCTATCACCCATTGTTTCAGCATGCTATGTAAATAACGTGCATTTTTTAAGACAATATTAGGCGATTTTTTGCCATCTATAACAGCTAAATGCTGACGCAATTCCGTAATTTTCCATACCGGATCCATGTAAATCGCTCCTTCCTAATTTGCGTAAAATTTCATTGTGTAATTCCTACTTGAATTCACATACTACTACTGCATAAACGCTTTTGCATTCATTGTGCATATGGATGTATTGGCGTTCGCATTTTGAATAGGACTCACAAGTTGACGCCTTTCAAAATCCGAGCCATGTTCATCTTCATTTCAGATTATCTGCAACATGAAGCAAAATAATGCTTTATGCAATCATCTTGTTTTAATCGTAACACAGCACTTTCATAAAGCAAAGTGCACCCCGCTTTATTTTTTCCACTATGACTAAAGGAGGAAACGATATGATGCAACAAGCAAATCTTAGTGATAAAAATGCCTTTTGCCGCTTTGCCCTTGGCACAAGTATGACGGCATTTGGTATCGCTAAAGTTTCAAGAAATCCTAACTGTTTGAAAAGTCGACTGATGATCGCATTAGGGGCAATGAAAATGGCTGAGGGTATTTTTAAATATTGTCCTGCAAAGGCAATGTTAAACTCAAATGTGGAAACTGCCATGAACACCTCTATGCAAAGTATGTTCAGTGGGCAAAATTCTATGTCTTCTGAACAAAATCCAATGTCCTCTGAACAAATTGGTAAGCTTATGAAGGATTTCTCCTCTGCGATTACTGGTAACTCGTCAGATATAACTGCAAGTTCTTCTAACTCATCTGACACCAGCACTTCAAACCAACATTCCTCGGACAGTAAAAATTCTACAACAAAAGCACAAAATCCTTCTTAGTCAAAGAAGCCGTCTCAATACAAATTTGAGACGGCTCCTTACTTTTTAGAGAAATGAAAAGTCTATGAAAAATATTTGTAAATGTTATTTAAATGTACGCCAGCCAATATCTTTGCGATAGAAGAAGTTGTTCCATTCAACTGTGGCAATACCAGCATACACTTTTTCTTGTGCTTCTTGTAAGGTAGATGCTTTTGCAGCGACAAGTAAAACACGCCCACCATTCCCTACATACTTTCCATCTACAAACTTCGTACCTGCATGGTAGACTGCATGTGAAGCTGATAATGTTTCTAAGTTCGGTAACGCATTTCCTTTTTCCACATCACCAGGATATCCTTCAGCAGCAATAACAACACCTAACATCGCTTCATTTGACCATTGCAAATCAAATGGTTTTTCCTCCATTAATGCGTTCATAAAGGCACCGAAATCGGATTGCATGCGTGGCAGGACGACTTGAGTTTCTGGATCACCGAAGCGCGCATTGAACTCGATTACTTTAGGACCCGTTTTTGTTAAAATGAGACCTGCATACAAAATACCCGTAAATGATACCCCATCTGCTTCCATTCCTTTAACAGTCGGCTCAACTACTGTTCGATAGGCGACATCCACTACGTCCTGCGATATTTGTGGAACAGGAGAATATGCACCCATGCCACCTGTGTTTGGCCCTTTATCGCCGTCATATGCTCGTTTATGGTCTTGAGCAATCACCATTGGATAAATTTGTTCTTTATGTACAAAAGACATAAAGGAGAATTCTTCACCATCAAGGAATTCTTCAATCACGACACGAGATGAAGACTCCCCGAAACGCTGATTCCCGATCATATCCTGTACGGCATCAATCGCTTCTTCTTCTGTCATAGCTACTACTACACCTTTACCAGCCGCTAAGCCATCTGCCTTAATAACAATTGGTGCACCTTGGGCTTTAATATAGTCAATCGCTTTTTCTGATTCTGTAAATGTTGCATGTGCAGCCGTAGGAATATGATATTTATTCATAATATCTTTGGCATATGATTTACTACTTTCAATTTGCGCTGCTGCCTTCGTTGGACCAAATACGCGTAAGCCACGTTGCGTAAAGAAATCAACAATCCCTTCTGCAAGTGGTTGCTCTGGACCAACAAATGTTAAATCTACTTCGTTTTCTTTTGCAAATTGTGCAAGTCCTGCAAAATCCATTGTGTCAATCGCAACAACTTCTACATCTTCTCGCATCCCATCATTACCTGGCGCTACGAATACTTTTTTTACGGACGGAGAAATGCTAAATTGTTTGGCAATTGCATGCTCACGACCGCCACTTCCTATAACTAATACGTTCATAATTAGTGAATCCTCCTCTTTAAGAGTAAGAGCTGTCTAATAAGCGGCTCTAAGTAAATCCTTCGAATCTCATGTGAGTTAGAGCATTTATATGCTTTTATAGAAAAAATAGTATACTAGAAACGCTCCCAGTATACTATTTTCCTTATTAGGACAAACCCTTTATTATTTGTATATTTTTATATAGCGATGATTAATGCTTGAAGTGACGTACGCCTGTAAACACCATTGCAATGCCGTACTCATTTGCTTTATCAATCGAATCTTGGTCTTTAATAGAGCCACCTGGTTGAATAATGGCTGTAATTCCTGCCGCATGAGCCGCTTCTACTGTATCACTCATAGGGAAGAATGCGTCAGATGCTAAAGCAGCACCTTTTGCTTTATCGCCAGCTTGTTCGAAAGCGATTTTCGCAGCACCTACACGGTTCATTTGACCAGCGCCAACACCTAATGTCATTTGAGAATCTGTTACAACGATTGCATTTGATTTTACATGTTTAACTACAGCCCAGCCAAGTTGTAATGCTTCCCATTCTTTGTCAGTAGGCTCTCTATCTGTCACGACTTTAATGTCTGCATCACCAAAGCCATAGCTATCTGGCTCTTGTACAAGTAAGCCACCTTCAACAGAGACAACGTTAAATTGATCTTTTTTAGCTTGCTCAAATGGAATTGTTAATAAGCGAATATTTTTCTTTTGTGTAAGAATGTCTAATGCTTCTTGCGTGAAAGATGGCGCAATAATTATTTCTAAGAAAATATGGCTTAACTTTTCTGCCGTTGCCGCATCTACTTCCATGTTCAATGCAATAATTCCACCAAAAATAGATGTAGGATCGGCTGCATATGCTTTGTCAAAAGCTTCTTCTAGCGTTACACCTGTACCAACACCACAAGGATTCATATGCTTTACAGCAACTGCTGCAGGCATTTCAAATTCTTTGACGATTTGAAGTGCGGCATTACCATCTTGAATGTTATTGTATGATAATTCTTTTCCGTGCAATTGCGTAGCATAAGCTAATGAGAAATCCGAACCAAGACGTTTTTGATAAAACGCTGCTTTTTGATGAGGATTTTCACCGTAACGTAAGTTTTGCTTTAATTCATAAGTAAGCGTTAAGCTTTCTGGGAATGCTTCCTCTGTTAAGTGATTGGAAATATAAGAATCATACGCTGCTGTGTGACGGAAAACTTTTGCTGCTAGCTTACGACGCGTTTCAATCGTTGTAGCACCCGTTGCTTTCAGTTCTTCTAATACAGTTGCATAGTCATTGCTATCTACAATTACTGTTACATATTGATGATTTTTAGCTGCTGAACGTAGCATTGTTGGACCACCAATATCTATATTTTCGATGGCATCATCCCATGTTACATTAGGCTTTGAAATTGTTTCAACAAACGGGTAAAGATTAACACAAACAATTTCAATTGGTTCAATTCCATGCTCATTCATTTGCGCTTGATGAGAAGCATCATCGAATTTCCCTAATAGTCCACCGTGGATCATTGGATTTAAAGTTTTTACACGCCCATCTAAAATTTCTGGGAATTTTGTTACTTCATCCACTGCTGTTACTGCGACATTATTGTCCTGTAACATTTTTTTGGTACCACCAGTTGATAAAATTTCATAACCTAATGCCACTAATTCTTTTGCAAATTCTAAAATACCATCTTTATTGGAAACACTGATTAATGCACGTTTTGTCACAACGAAATCCTCCTAATTTGTCTCGTGTAAAACCACGAATTATCGATCCATCTTGATTTAGCGGCGTTAGGTGCTAATTGAACGACTCGTTCTACTTGAGCGGAGTTCATCATGATTTGAGCGAATCTTACAGGAACAAATAACGTTTCCTGTTACAATGAGCCAAACCTAACTACCTACCAATCCATTACTTTAATAATTGTTGTAATGCTTTTGTATATAACACATGCTCTTGCTGATGAATGGCCATTTCAGTTGCCTCACGATCACCTTCGATAACAGCAACGGCAGCCTGTGCAATAATAGGCCCTGTATCCATGCCTTCATCTACAAAATGCACTGTAACACCCGTCACTTTCACACCATGTTTGATTGCTTGTCCAATAGCATCTTTTCCTGGGAAGGATGGTAACAATGAAGGGTGGATATTCACAATACGCTGTGGATATGCCGCCAATAATACTTCGCTAATTAGACGCATATACCCTGCAAGTACAATCCACTGCACACCACATTCACGTAAGGCTTCAATAATCGCCGTTTCGTAGTCTGCTTTCGATGCAAATTCTTTTGGATTTAAAGCTAGGACGGGGATACCAAATTTTTCAGCACGCGTCACAACAAATGCAGCAGGCTTATCTGTCACAACAAGCTCCACTTTAGCATGTAGTTCGCCACGTTTAATCGCTTCTTGAATTGCTTGAAAATTACTGCCGCTCCCTGAAGCAAAGACGGCAATTTTTACTGGTGCAGTCATTACACTAAGCTCCCATCATGTGAGCCGTTAAATACAACGCCCTCGCCTTTCACAACGCGACCGATTTTGTATGCTTTTTCACCATTTGCTTCTGCTGTAGCAATGACTTTATCTGCTTCTGCTGCTGGTACAGCCAATACGAAACCAATGCCCATATTAAAGACATTATATAAATCCTTATCTTCAAGCTGACCTTTTTCTTTTAAAAATTCGAAAATACGAAGAACCGGCCAAGAACCTAGGTCAATTTCTGTTGCTAAGCCTTCTGGCATCATACGTGGTAAGTTCTCATAGAAGCCGCCACCTGTTACATGTGCACAACCATGTACATCTGCCGCTTTTAATGCTGCTAGAACTGGTTTTGCATATAATTTAGTTGGGACTAACAGTGCTTCACCAATTGGGCCTAAATCTTCGAAGCCTTCAACAACTGCATCCACTGCATAGCCGTTGTCAGCAAACACGATTTTGCGCACTAATGAATAGCCGTTCGAATGGACGCCACTTGACGCTAATCCAACAAGCACATCACCTTCAACGATTTTTTCACCTGTTACGATTGCTGATTTTTCACAAGCGCCTACAGCAAATCCTGCTAAATCATACTCATCTTCTTCATAAAGACCTGGCATTTCCGCAGTCTCACCACCGATTAAAGCAGCACCAGATTGCACGCAGCCATCTGCAACACCTTTGACGATTTGTTCGATTTTCGCTGGTTCTGCTTTACCAAGTGCCACGTAATCTAAAAAGTAAAGTGGTTCTGCACCTTGCGCTACAATATCATTTACACACATAGCAACACAGTCCACGCCAATTGTATCGTGCTTGTCTACCATGAAAGCTAATTTTAATTTTGTCCCAACACCATCTGTCCCTGAAATTAAAACAGGTTCTTTAAGATTTAGTTCTGACAAGTCAAACATACCACCAAAGCCTCCAAATGTACCCATCACACCTAGTCGATTCGTACGTTCAACGTGAGACTTCATTCGTTTAACAGCTTCGTAGCCCGCTTCAATATTTACACCTGCTTGTTCATATGCTTTTGACATGCAGAGATCCTCCTTTAAATTAATTCAGCACAAGTCCCTAACTTTTACATATAGAGAGTCGTACAAAATTATGTTCAACATCATGCTGGGAATATCAATCCTAACTCAATGTCATTTTCACCTTTAGAGGATACCCAACATCGTTTGAATGTGGGTACTCCAACAAGGCTTTATTGATTAACATACACTTAGCGTAACAGTTCTTTTTCGTGTGGTAAGATTGTATCTGGGAAAATTTCTGTTGGGTATTTGCTTGTAAAACATGCTAAGCAAAGACCTTTATTTTCATCCTCAAATGGACGTGCGATCGTTTCGACCATGCCTTCAACTGAAAGGAATGTTAGTGAATCAGCACCAATTGCGTCTCTTATTTCATCCACACTATGACTTGAAGCAATCAGCTCTTCATGTGTCGAAGTATCAATACCGTAATAACAAGGGTCCGTCATTGGTGGAGAAGAAATAACAACATGCACCTCTGCTGCACCTGCATCCTTTAGCATTTTGACAATACGGCGTGATGTTGTACCACGAACAATCGAATCATCCACCATTATAACGCGTTTCCCTTTGACAACTTGCACAACAGGTGACAGCTTCATTTTTACACCACGTTCACGCAATTCTTGGGTCGGTTGAATGAATGTACGACCAACATAGCGGTTCTTTATTAACCCTAGCTCATATGGAATACCGCTTTCTTCAGCAAAGCCAATTGCTGCTGAAATACTTGAGTCAGGTACACCAGTTACGACATCCGCTTCAATATGTGCGCATTCACGTGCGAGTTGTTTCCCCATACGTTTACGTGCCATATGCACATTAATGCCATCAATATCTGAATCAGGACGTGCTAAGTATACATACTCCATCGCACACATTGCGCGATTTTCCATATCTGCAAAACGATCTGATTTTACACCTTCATCGTTTATTATTAATAATTCACCTGGTTCCACAGAACGTATAAACTCTGCTCCTATTAAATCAAAAGCACAAGTTTCAGAAGCAACAACCCAACCGTCTCCTAGTTTTCCAAGAGATAGAGGACGTAGACCATGTGGATCACGTGCAACAAGCATTTCATCTTTGGTCATAATTAAGAATGAATACGCTCCCTTTAATAACGAAAGGGCATTTTTCACCTTTGCTCGGAATGGTGAATGCGAGCTTTTCTTAATAAGATGCGCTAACACTTCTGTATCTGAGCTAGAGTGGAAAATACTACCTTGACGCTCTAAATACTGTTTTAAGTGTGTCGCATTGACTAAGTTACCGTTATGAGCAATTGAAAGGCTACCTGTTGATGAATGAAATAGTAATGGCTGTACATTTTCGATTCCGCCACCGCCAGCAGTCGTATAACGAACATGGGCAATTGCCGCTTTTCCGTCCACAGCTTTTAATTTCTCTTCGTTGAAAACATCATTTACTAATCCTTCGCCTTTCACCGCGCGTAGGTGTAGACCGTCAGAAACGACGATACCAGCACCTTCTTGTCCACGGTGTTGAAGAGCATGAAGCCCGTAATAACTAAGGTGTGCTGGATTTGGGTTACCCCAAATACCAAACACCCCACATTCTTCGTTTAAGCCTCTGAGTTCAGCAAGCATGGGATTGCTCCTTTCCAATTAGAACGGAATTCCTCCACTGTACCTTCTACAAGCACACCGTTGTCACCGTTGATTTTAACAAGCGCATCGTTTGTTACGACACCGATTTTTTGTGCATCTTTTACAGTTTCTACAAATGCAGCTGCATTTTCTTCTTTGACTGTTACAACGAAACGGGATTGTGTTTCACTGAATAAAGCCGTTGTTGCAGAGCCTGTTAGTGTCACATCAATGCCTAAGCCTTGTGCACCAAATGTCGTTTCTGCAAGTGCTACAGCAAGACCACCTTCTGCTACGTCATGTGCAGATTGTACAAGTCCAGCTTTAATTGCTTTCAACAATGCTTGTTGACGAGCTGCTTCTACTTCTAGGTTAATAGCAGGTGCTTGCCCTGAGATGACACCGTTATTTAATAATTTTTGAAGCTCTGAACCACCAAATTCAGTATTCGTTTCACCGATAACAAATACTACATCGCCAGCTGCTTTCACATCTTGCGTTGTTACATGTGCTAAGTCTTCGATTAGACCTACCATACCGATTGTTGGTGTTGGATAAACTGCTTCTCCGGAACGTTCATTGTATAAAGAAACGTTACCACCGATTACTGGTGCATTGAGTGCAGTACATGCTGCTGAAATACCATCGGCAGATTTTTCAATTTGCCAGAAAATTTCTGGTTTCTCTGGATTACCAAAGTTTAAGCAGTCTGTAATAGCAAGTGGTGTACCACCCGTTGCGACAATATTACGCGCTGCTTCTGCTACTGCAATCGCCCCGCCCACTTCAGGATCAAGGTAAATGTAGCGAGAGTTACAGTCTGTTGTCATCGCAAGGCCTTTATTTGTGCCACGTACACGGATAACTGCAGCATCTGAACCAGGTGCCACAACTGTTGATGTACGAACTTGATAATCGTATTGATCGTAAACCCATTCTTTTGAAGCAATCGTAGGTGCTTTTAACAATGCGTTTAACGTTTCTTTATAATCTGTTACAACTGGTTCTGCATTGTCCATTGCTTGGAACTGTGCGTAGTATGCAGGCTCAGCAGATGGCTTATGATAAACTGGCGCATCTTCTGCTAATGCATCTGCTGGTACATTCGCTACAACTTCACCTTTGTGAAGTAAACGCAGCATTTTATCATCTGTTACAACACCAATTGCTACTGCATCTAAATCATATTTATCGAAAATCGCTTTAATTTCATCTTCGCGACCTTTTTTCACGACTAATAACATACGTTCTTGAGATTCAGATAGCATCATCTCATATGCAGTCATACCTGTTTCACGTTGTGGTACTAAATCTAGGTTCATTTCTACACCAGAACCAGCTTTAGAAGCCATCTCTGCTGAAGATGAAGTAAGACCCGCAGCACCCATATCTTGAATACCAACTAACGCATCAGATTTTACAACTTCTAAACAAGCTTCAAGTAGTAGTTTTTCCATAAATGGGTCCCCTACTTGCACAGCTGGACGTTGATTTTCTGATTCCTCTGTTAATTCTTCAGAGGCAAACGTCGCTCCATGGATACCGTCACGACCTGTTTTTGCTCCTACGTACATCACTGTATTTCCTACACCCGCAGCAATACCGCGTTGAATATCCTTGTGGTCAATTAGCCCAACGCACATTGCGTTTACTAATGGATTACCTTCGTAGCAAGGGTCGAATTGAATTTCGCCACCAACAGTTGGAATCCCGATACAGTTACCATAGCCAGCAATACCAGCAACTACTTCTTCGAATAAATATTTACCACGTGCAGATTTTAACTCTCCGAAGCGTAATGAGTTTAGCATCGCAATTGGACGTGCACCCATTGAGAATACGTCGCGAATAATACCACCAACACCTGTTGCTGCACCTTGATACGGCTCGATTGCCGAAGGGTGGTTATGTGATTCCATTTTAAATACAACGGCTTGCTCATCACCAATATCTACAATCCCTGCGCCTTCACCAGGACCTTGTAATACTTGTGGCCCTTTTGTTGGGAATTTACGTAATACTGGTTTTGAATTTTTATATGAGCAGTGTTCAGACCACATTACTGAGAAAAGACCTGTCTCTGTCCAGTTTGGTAGGCGACCGAGAATACCTTCTACCATTGCAAATTCTTCGTCTGACATCCCCATTCCAGCGTATAGCTTTTCATCTTTAATTTGCTGTGCTGTTGGCTCAAACTTAGTTGTTGACATGATTTTCCCTCCACTGCTTCACAATTGATTTGAATACTGCTAGACCATCGGCTCCGCCCACAAGTGCATCGACAGCTCGTTCTGGGTGAGGCATCATTCCTAATACATTTCCGCGCTCGTTAATAATCCCTGCGATATCTTCTAAAGAACCGTTTGGATTTTCTCCTGAGTATGTGAACACAATTTGATTGTTATCTTTTAGTTTTTGTAATGTTTCCTCGTCACAATAATAGTTACCTTCACCGTGTGCGATTGGAATATTGATTACTTGACCTTGCTCATATTGATTTGTGAATAATGTATTGTTGTTTTCAACTTTAAGCTGTATTGTACGACACATGAATTTTAGGTTTTTATTGCGAAGTAAAGCACCTGGTAATAAGCCTGCTTCTGTTAGAATTTGGAACCCGTTACAAACGCCTAAGACTGGCTTACCCGCATCTGCTGCCTTTTTTACTTCTGCCATAATATTGGATTGGTTTGCCATAGCGCCACAACGTAAATAGTCACCATAAGAGAAGCCACCTGGTACTAGAATACCGTCAAAGCCACTTAAATCCGTTTCTGCGTGCCATACATATTCTACTTCTTCACCTAGTTCGTCTTTAATCGCATGATACATATCGATGTCACAGTTTGACCCAGGGAATACGAGTACTGCGAATTTCATGATTAGTTAGCCTCCTCGACTTCGTAACGGTAGTCCTCAATTACTACATTTGTTAAAACTTTTTCACACATTTCTTTCACTAGAGTATCAATATCGCGCGCTGAATCTCCGACAGTTAGTTCAAGATATTTACCGATACGTAAATCTTCTACTTCACCGTAGCCCATTTTCGCTAAAGAACCTTGTACTGCTGAACCTTGTGGATCTAGAATACTCTCACGTAATGTTACGTAAATTTTAACTTTTTTCATTGTTATTTGCCTCCGAGTCTAGAAAGAATAATAGTGTATACTTCAGTTAAATTACCAAGGTCTCGACGAAAGACATCTTTGTCCAACTTTTGCTTTGTTTTTGTATCCCAAAGTCTGCATGTATCTGGTGAGATTTCATCTGCTAGTAATACATCTCCGTTCGTATCACGGCCAAATTCTAGTTTAAAGTCAATTAGCGTAACATCCACATCAGCAAAAATCGGTTGCAATACTTTGTTAACAGCTAATGCACCGTCATACATCGCTGTTACTTCTTCTGATGTTGCAAGGTCAAGTACATCAATATGCTCCGTTGTAATAAATGGATCGCCTAATGCATCATCCTTATAATAGAATTCTACGATTGGACGCTTTAATGGTGTGCCTTCTTCTAAACCAAGGCGTTTTGCTAAGCTACCTGCAGCTATGTTACGAACAACAACTTCAATTGGAATGATTTCAACCTTTTTCACTAGTTGTTCTGTAGCAGATAATTGTTTTACGAAATGTGACGCAATTCCGTTAGCTTTTAATTTTTCGAAAATTAATGAGGTAATGCGATTATTTAAAACGCCTTTCCCGTCAATTTCCTCTTTTTTCTCACCGTTAAATGCTGTTGCACTATCCTTATATTCAACTAAAAGTATTGTAGGATCTTCCGTTGCATATAATTT
This DNA window, taken from Lysinibacillus sp. FSL M8-0337, encodes the following:
- the purC gene encoding phosphoribosylaminoimidazolesuccinocarboxamide synthase; its protein translation is MTKDQLLYEGKAKKLYATEDPTILLVEYKDSATAFNGEKKEEIDGKGVLNNRITSLIFEKLKANGIASHFVKQLSATEQLVKKVEIIPIEVVVRNIAAGSLAKRLGLEEGTPLKRPIVEFYYKDDALGDPFITTEHIDVLDLATSEEVTAMYDGALAVNKVLQPIFADVDVTLIDFKLEFGRDTNGDVLLADEISPDTCRLWDTKTKQKLDKDVFRRDLGNLTEVYTIILSRLGGK